The following coding sequences are from one Salvelinus namaycush isolate Seneca chromosome 23, SaNama_1.0, whole genome shotgun sequence window:
- the LOC120018029 gene encoding extracellular calcium-sensing receptor-like, producing the protein MILNSSSLSLLLNYSSSSSSSCRLREQFSLNGMYQKGDVILGGLFEVHYFTVFPELSFTSEPQQLYCEGFTSFGFQQAQTMAFAVNEINRDPDLLPNITLGYQLYDNCQKLGVSLRAAMSLASGTEKEFLLDENCSGSPPVLGIVGDPGSTHSIAISSVLGLFRVPMVSHYATCSCLSDRSKYPSFFRTIPSDSFQVRAMIQILRRLGWTWVGLVFSDDDYGFHAARSFHSSLSESGGCVAYSQVLPKDNRPTELQRIVGEIKSSSARVVVVFSVETYLLPLVDEVVVQNVKGLQWIASEAWTSSTVFHTPRLMPYLGGTLGIAIRRGEIPGLRDYLLRIRPDDQPANNPGKNMGKVRQFWEAVFGCRFEPPAGWVEAGGDVCTGQEDLRDVETNYGDVSELRPEYNAYKAVYALAHALHDLLQCVPGRGPFSGHRCASLQRLEPWQLVHYLERVNFTTGFGDRVSFDDNGDALAIYDIMNWAWLQDGSVQVENVGVIDESAPAGQELTLDEDRIFWNFESKKPPRSVCSESCPPGTRVARKKGEPVCCFDCISCAEGEVSNTTDSAKCSRCPEDFWSSPERDLCVPKRVEFLSYQDSLGISLMTASLLGALICAVVLGIFTRYRNTPVVKANNSELSFLLLLSLKLCFLCSLLFIGRPRLWTCQLRHAAFGISFVLCVSCILVKTMVVLAVFRTSKPGGNASLKWFGAGQQRGTVLVLTSFQAAICTAWLVSASPTPHKNTRYHNDKIVYECVVGSVAGFGALLGYIGLLAFLSFLLAFLARNLPDNFNEAKFITFSMLNFCAVWISFVPAYISSPGKYADAVEIFAILASSFGILVALFGPKCYIILLRPERNTKKALMGRATTKT; encoded by the exons ATGATACTGAACTCCTCATCTCTGAGCCTTCTATTGAACtactcctcatcctcctcctcgtcctgTCGTCTGCGGGAGCAGTTCAGTCTGAATGGGATGTACCAGAAGGGTGATGTGATTCTGGGAGGTCTGTTTGAGGTCCACTACTTCACTGTGTTCCCTGAGCTATCTTTCACATCAGAACCCCAGCAGCTCTACTGTGAGGG TTTTACCAGTTTTGGTTTCCAGCAGGCCCAGACTATGGCGTTTGCTGTAAATGAGATCAACAGAGACCCTGACCTTCTGCCAAACATCACCCTCGGATACCAACTCTACGACAACTGCCAGAAGCTGGGAGTATCGCTCCGTGCTGCCATGTCATTGGCCAGTGGGACAGAGAAAGAGTTCTTATTGGATGAGAATTGTTCTGGGTCACCCCCGGTGCTAGGGATTGTGGGAGACCCAGGGTCCACACACTCCATCGCCATCTCCAGTGTCCTAGGGCTGTTCCGGGTTCCCATG GTGAGTCACTACGCCACGTGTTCCTGTCTGAGCGACCGGAGCAAGTACCCATCCTTCTTCAGAACCATCCCCAGTGATTCCTTCCAG GTGCGAGCCATGATCCAGATCCTACGTCGGTTGGGTTGGACCTGGGTGGGCCTGGTGTTCAGTGATGATGACTACGGATTTCACGCTGCCCGGTCCTTCCACTCAAGCCTGTCCGAGTCAGGGGGCTGTGTGGCCTATTCCCAGGTCCTGCCCAAAGACAACCGCCCCACAGAGCTGCAGAGGATCGTGGGAGAGATCAAGAGCTCCTCTGCtcgtgtggtggtggtgttctccgTTGAGACCTACCTGCTCCCTCTGGTGGACGAG GTGGTGGTGCAGAATGTGAAGGGTCTCCAGTGGATTGCCAGTGAAGCCTGGACCTCCTCCACTGTGTTTCACACCCCCCGTCTCATGCCCTACCTGGGGGGTACCCTGGGTATCGCCATCCGTCGTGGAGAGATACCCGGACTCAGGGACTACCTGCTTAGAATCCGACCCGATGACCAACCTGCCAATAACCCCGGAAAAAATATG GGTAAGGTGAGACAGTTCTGGGAGGCTGTGTTTGGGTGCAGGTTTGAGCCCCCAGCAGGTTGGGTGGAGGCTGGGGGTGATGTATGTACAGGTCAGGAAGACCTGAGGGATGTGGAGACTAACTATGGGGACGTGTCTGAGCTCAGGCCGGAGTATAACGCGTATAAGGCAGTGTACGCCCTGGCCCATGCCCTGCATGACCTACTGCAGTGTGTGCCAGGGAGAGGACCTTTCAGTGGGCACCGCTGTGCCAGCCTACAGAGACTGGAGCCCTGGCAG CTGGTCCATTACCTGGAGAGGGTTAACTTCACCACAGGGTTTGGCGATCGCGTTTCTTTCGATGACAACGGGGACGCCCTGGCCATCTATGACATCATGAATTGGGCGTGGCTCCAGGACGGGAGCGTTCAGGTGGAGAATGTGGGTGTGATCGACGAATCAGCCCCCGCAGGACAAGAGCTCACACTGGACGAGGACAGAATTTTCTGGAACTTTGAGTCAAAAAAG CCCCCACGATCAGTGTGCAGTGAGAGCTGTCCCCCAGGCACCCGTGTAGCCAGGAAGAAGGGAGAGCCTGTCTGCTGCTTCGACTGCATCTCCTGTGCTGAGGGAGAGGTCAGCAACACAACAG ACTCGGCCAAGTGCTCGAGATGTCCAGAGGACTTCTGGTCCAGCCCGGAGCGTGATCTCTGCGTCCCTAAGAGGGTTGAGTTCCTCTCCTACCAGGACTCACTGGGCATCTCCTTGATGACGGCCTCATTGCTAGGAGCCCTCATCTGTGCAGTGGTCCTCGGAATCTTCACCCGCTACCGGAACACGCCTGTTGTCAAGGCCAACAACTCTGAGCTGAGCTTCCTGCTTCTGCTGTCACTCAAACTCTGCTTCCTGTGCTCGCTGCTGTTCATTGGCCGGCCCCGGCTGTGGACGTGTCAGCTGAGGCATGCAGCATTTGGTATCAGCTTTGTTCTCTGTGTCTCCTGTATACTGGTGAAGACAATGGTGGTGCTGGCTGTGTTTAGGACCTCTAAGCCCGGGGGCAATGCCAGCCTGAAGTGGTTTGGTGCTGGGCAGCAGAGAGGAACAGTCCTGGTTCTCACCTCATTCCAGGCTGCTATCTGCACAGCCTGGCTGGTTTCAGCCTCTCCAACTCCACACAAAAACACGCGCTACCATAATGATAAGATTGTATATGAGTGTGTGGTGGGGTCGGTAGCAGGGTTCGGAGCGTTGTTAGGCTACATCGGCCTCCTGGCGTTCCTTAGCTTCCTCTTGGCTTTCCTGGCCAGGAATCTTCCAGACAACTTCAACGAGGCCAAGTTCATCACCTTCAGCATGCTGAACTTCTGTGCCGTGTGGATCTCCTTCGTCCCTGCCTACATCAGCTCTCCTGGGAAGTATGCAGACGCTGTGGAGATATTCGCCATCTTAGCTTCCAGCTTTGGCATCCTGGTGGCGCTGTTCGGCCCAAAGTGCTACATCATTCTGCTGAGGCCAGAGAGGAACACCAAGAAGGCTCTGATGGGCCGGGCCACAACCAAGACATAG